One window from the genome of Serinibacter salmoneus encodes:
- the glmS gene encoding glutamine--fructose-6-phosphate transaminase (isomerizing), protein MCGIVGYAGGASPSVRPLEVVLAGLGRLEYRGYDSAGVAVVGPDGLSTAKRAGKLVNLTSALESEPLPPATAAIGHTRWATHGAPTDANAHPHRVGDLALIHNGIVENYAELKQALLADGAHFQSETDTEVVAHLLERAYTGDLTQAMRAVVDRLEGAFTLLAVHTNQPGVVVGARRNSPLVVGLGDGENFLGSDVAAFISATNRALEIGQDQIVTITGEEVRVETFAGERVEPTAFTVDWDASAAVKEGYPSFMDKEIHDQPKAVADTLLGRTSPTGALVLDELRIEESVLRAVDKIIVVACGTAAYSGHVAKYAIEHWCRIPVEVELAHEFRYRDPIVNPRTLVVAISQSGETMDTLMAVRHAREQGAHVLAIVNTHGSTLPREADAVLYTHAGPEVAVASTKAFLAQITACYLLGLYLAQLRGTKFPEELRDALAELQSIPDKVAEVLSREEEVRAEARAMHEATSVLFLGRHVGYPVALEGALKLKEIAYIHAEGFAAGELKHGPIALVEPGQPVFIIVPSPRGRDVLHQKVVSNIQEVRARGARTLVIAEEGDEAVVPYADVIFRVPQTSTLLSPLVAVVPLQIFASELATAKGLDVDQPRNLAKSVTVE, encoded by the coding sequence ATGTGCGGAATCGTGGGATACGCAGGGGGCGCGAGCCCATCGGTCCGGCCCCTGGAGGTCGTCTTGGCCGGTCTTGGCCGGCTGGAGTACCGGGGGTACGACTCCGCCGGCGTCGCGGTGGTGGGCCCGGACGGACTGAGCACCGCCAAGCGCGCCGGGAAACTGGTGAACCTGACCTCTGCGCTGGAGTCCGAGCCGCTCCCGCCGGCGACCGCTGCCATCGGGCACACCCGGTGGGCCACGCACGGCGCCCCCACCGACGCCAATGCGCACCCGCACCGCGTGGGGGACCTGGCGCTGATCCACAACGGGATCGTGGAGAACTACGCCGAACTCAAGCAGGCCCTCCTGGCGGACGGCGCGCACTTCCAGTCCGAGACCGACACCGAGGTGGTGGCCCACCTCCTGGAGCGCGCCTACACCGGGGACCTCACCCAGGCGATGCGCGCCGTCGTGGATCGCCTCGAGGGCGCCTTCACCCTGCTGGCCGTGCACACCAACCAGCCCGGGGTCGTGGTGGGTGCCCGGCGCAACTCCCCGCTCGTCGTCGGCCTCGGGGACGGGGAGAACTTCCTGGGCAGCGACGTCGCCGCGTTCATCTCCGCGACCAACCGCGCCCTGGAGATCGGGCAGGACCAGATCGTCACGATCACCGGCGAGGAGGTCCGCGTGGAGACCTTCGCCGGTGAGCGGGTGGAGCCCACCGCCTTCACGGTGGACTGGGACGCCAGCGCGGCCGTGAAGGAGGGATACCCCTCCTTCATGGACAAGGAGATCCACGACCAGCCCAAGGCCGTGGCCGACACGCTGCTCGGGCGCACCAGCCCCACCGGTGCCCTCGTGCTGGACGAGTTGCGCATCGAGGAGTCGGTGCTGCGCGCCGTGGACAAGATCATCGTGGTGGCCTGCGGCACCGCCGCCTACTCCGGCCACGTGGCCAAGTACGCCATCGAGCACTGGTGCCGCATCCCCGTCGAGGTCGAGCTCGCCCACGAGTTCCGCTACCGCGACCCCATCGTGAACCCGCGCACCCTCGTGGTCGCGATCTCGCAGTCCGGGGAGACCATGGACACCCTCATGGCCGTGCGGCACGCCCGCGAACAGGGCGCCCACGTGCTGGCGATCGTCAACACCCACGGCTCCACCCTGCCGCGCGAGGCGGACGCCGTGCTGTACACCCACGCCGGCCCCGAGGTCGCGGTGGCCTCCACCAAGGCCTTCCTCGCGCAGATCACCGCGTGCTACCTGCTCGGCCTCTACCTCGCCCAGCTGCGCGGCACGAAGTTCCCCGAGGAACTGCGTGACGCCCTCGCCGAGTTGCAGTCGATCCCGGACAAGGTCGCCGAGGTGCTCTCCCGGGAGGAGGAGGTCCGCGCCGAGGCGCGGGCCATGCACGAGGCCACCTCGGTGCTCTTCCTCGGCCGCCATGTCGGCTACCCGGTTGCCCTGGAGGGCGCGCTCAAGCTCAAGGAGATCGCCTACATCCACGCGGAGGGGTTCGCCGCCGGCGAACTCAAGCACGGGCCGATCGCCCTGGTGGAGCCGGGGCAGCCGGTCTTCATCATCGTGCCCTCCCCGCGGGGGCGGGACGTGCTGCACCAGAAGGTCGTCTCCAACATCCAGGAGGTCCGCGCCCGGGGGGCGCGCACCCTGGTGATCGCCGAGGAGGGCGACGAGGCCGTGGTGCCCTACGCGGATGTCATCTTCCGGGTGCCGCAGACCTCCACGCTGCTGTCCCCGCTGGTGGCCGTGGTGCCGCTGCAGATCTTCGCCAGCGAGCTCGCCACCGCCAAGGGTCTGGACGTGGACCAGCCGCGCAACCTCGCCAAGTCCGTCACCGTGGAGTAG
- a CDS encoding DedA family protein: MEIISAIEEWVVAAAGQPWVLLVVFALCFIDGFFPPLPSESIVITMATLAMTGVGQPLWAVILATALGALAGDCVAYLIGRTVPFRTLPYLRSERGAALIRGAERQLTKRGGTYIIAARYIPVGRMLVNMSAGMVGFPFRRFVAFDAIGATLWALYSVAIGTVSGALFGSSPLVAIVVGVAGGIALGVVIDRVLRAVGVAPAELQPRTAQAAPRG; this comes from the coding sequence GTGGAGATCATCTCGGCGATCGAGGAGTGGGTGGTGGCTGCCGCCGGCCAACCCTGGGTGCTCCTGGTCGTGTTCGCGCTGTGCTTCATCGACGGGTTCTTCCCGCCGCTCCCCAGCGAGTCCATTGTGATCACGATGGCGACGCTCGCGATGACCGGCGTCGGGCAGCCGCTGTGGGCCGTGATCCTCGCAACCGCGCTGGGTGCGCTCGCGGGTGACTGCGTGGCCTACCTCATCGGCCGCACGGTCCCGTTCCGCACGCTCCCCTACCTGCGCAGCGAGCGGGGTGCGGCGCTCATCCGGGGCGCCGAGAGGCAATTGACCAAGCGTGGCGGCACCTACATCATCGCCGCCCGCTACATCCCGGTCGGACGCATGCTCGTGAACATGTCTGCCGGGATGGTGGGCTTCCCGTTCCGTCGGTTCGTGGCCTTCGACGCGATCGGGGCCACCCTGTGGGCCCTGTACAGCGTCGCGATCGGCACGGTCTCGGGCGCCCTGTTCGGGTCCTCGCCGCTCGTGGCGATCGTGGTGGGGGTGGCCGGCGGCATCGCGCTGGGTGTGGTCATCGATCGGGTGCTGCGCGCGGTGGGCGTTGCGCCCGCGGAACTGCAACCCCGTACGGCCCAGGCCGCCCCGCGCGGGTGA
- the glmM gene encoding phosphoglucosamine mutase, translating to MARIFGTDGVRGLANRDVTPELALGLGVAAAHVLASHRGEDEDISAPHPGHLTAHDDRPLALIGRDSRASGEFLSAALAAGMASAGADVVDVGVLPTPAIAHLTAVRRADVGVVVSASHNPMADNGIKFLARGGHKLADSVEDEIAARMADPWQRPIGPDVGRLARDAGGAGHEYVEHLLASTNTSLKGLRIVVDCANGAASQVGPETLRAAGADVVAINASPDGRNINEKCGSTHPEQLQATVVASGADLGVAFDGDADRCLAVDSTGALVDGDQIMGLMARMMHRAGTLAHDTLVVTVMSNLGLLQAMRAEGIAIEQTGVGDRYVLERMRQGGFNLGGEQSGHIIFSDHATTGDGTLTALQLAALVANEGDLGELASFVRRLPQVLINVGGVDRTRAGSDQALAEAVASAEADLGESGRVLLRPSGTEPLVRVMVEADTARRATRVAESLAEVVRARLAL from the coding sequence ATGGCGAGAATCTTCGGCACCGACGGAGTCCGAGGCCTCGCGAACCGCGACGTCACGCCCGAGCTCGCGCTCGGGCTTGGCGTCGCGGCTGCGCATGTGCTCGCTTCGCACCGCGGCGAGGATGAGGACATCTCCGCACCCCACCCGGGGCACCTCACGGCGCACGACGACCGTCCGCTCGCACTGATCGGGCGTGACTCGCGGGCCTCCGGCGAGTTCCTCAGCGCCGCGCTGGCCGCTGGCATGGCCTCCGCGGGTGCCGATGTGGTCGACGTGGGTGTGCTGCCCACGCCGGCGATTGCGCATCTGACCGCGGTGCGGCGCGCCGATGTCGGCGTCGTGGTCTCCGCCTCTCACAATCCGATGGCGGACAACGGCATCAAGTTCCTCGCGCGCGGTGGGCACAAGTTGGCCGACAGCGTGGAGGACGAGATCGCCGCGCGGATGGCCGACCCGTGGCAGCGGCCCATCGGCCCGGACGTCGGGCGCCTGGCGCGGGACGCCGGGGGTGCCGGCCACGAGTACGTGGAGCACCTGCTCGCCTCGACCAACACCTCCCTCAAGGGGCTGCGGATCGTGGTGGACTGTGCAAACGGAGCCGCGAGCCAGGTCGGGCCCGAGACCTTGCGGGCGGCCGGCGCCGATGTGGTGGCGATCAATGCCTCGCCCGACGGCCGCAACATCAACGAGAAGTGCGGCTCCACCCACCCCGAGCAGCTGCAGGCCACGGTGGTGGCCTCCGGCGCCGATCTCGGGGTCGCCTTCGACGGCGACGCCGATCGTTGCCTCGCCGTGGACAGCACCGGTGCCCTCGTGGACGGCGACCAGATCATGGGGCTGATGGCCCGCATGATGCACCGCGCCGGCACCCTGGCCCACGACACCCTCGTGGTGACCGTGATGAGCAACCTCGGCCTGCTGCAGGCCATGCGTGCCGAGGGGATCGCCATCGAACAGACCGGGGTGGGGGACCGCTACGTCCTGGAGCGGATGCGACAGGGCGGCTTCAACCTCGGCGGCGAGCAGTCCGGGCACATCATCTTCTCCGACCACGCCACCACCGGCGACGGCACCCTGACCGCGCTCCAACTGGCCGCGCTCGTGGCCAACGAGGGCGACCTGGGTGAACTCGCCTCGTTCGTGCGGCGCCTGCCGCAGGTCCTGATCAACGTGGGCGGCGTGGATCGCACCCGCGCGGGTAGCGACCAGGCGCTCGCTGAGGCCGTGGCCTCGGCCGAGGCGGACCTCGGGGAGTCCGGGCGGGTCCTGCTGCGCCCCTCGGGTACAGAACCTCTCGTGCGCGTCATGGTGGAGGCCGATACCGCGCGCCGCGCGACGCGCGTGGCGGAGTCGCTCGCCGAGGTGGTCCGGGCGCGCCTGGCGCTGTGA
- a CDS encoding alpha/beta hydrolase: protein MSTTTAPGPCAPSDPMPLAGLGVVFLHGVRTSGTMWRDQVDLLRRQGAEVTAVDLPGHGTALAERFSLDACDQRIQEAVEALRVRCPRVAVVGLSLGGYLALHWAARTCCPPEILVVSSCTARTGGVLHRGFLALTRVLGDSGGRRLSARAARLAVGEQAAHDISAGGVSVGGQLAALRALLPLDPLGDLERVLMRGMDTTFLIGEFDHFRLHEREFRAVAAGRARWVLIRRAHHLVSLHRPRAYNRALLGELMRTQAESVTAAGTTRAPRRRSPRSSAR, encoded by the coding sequence GTGAGCACGACCACGGCTCCCGGCCCGTGCGCGCCGTCGGACCCGATGCCGCTTGCGGGCCTCGGCGTCGTGTTCCTGCACGGCGTGCGGACCTCGGGCACCATGTGGCGCGACCAGGTCGACCTCCTGCGCAGGCAGGGCGCCGAGGTGACTGCTGTCGATCTGCCGGGCCACGGCACCGCGCTCGCTGAGCGCTTCAGCCTCGACGCCTGCGATCAGCGCATCCAGGAGGCTGTCGAGGCCCTTCGCGTGCGTTGCCCCCGCGTGGCGGTGGTCGGCTTGTCGCTGGGGGGCTACCTCGCGCTGCACTGGGCGGCGCGGACCTGCTGCCCACCCGAGATCCTGGTGGTGAGTTCGTGCACGGCGCGAACCGGGGGCGTGCTGCATCGTGGCTTCCTCGCGCTCACGCGCGTGCTCGGGGACTCGGGCGGGCGCCGGCTCAGCGCCCGCGCCGCCCGCCTCGCGGTGGGGGAGCAGGCCGCGCACGACATCTCCGCCGGCGGGGTGAGCGTGGGCGGGCAACTGGCGGCGCTGCGCGCGCTACTGCCCCTGGATCCGCTCGGGGACCTCGAACGGGTCCTGATGCGCGGGATGGACACCACGTTCCTGATCGGGGAGTTCGACCACTTCCGTCTGCACGAGCGCGAGTTCCGGGCCGTGGCCGCGGGTCGGGCGCGGTGGGTGCTGATACGGCGGGCCCACCACCTGGTGAGCCTGCATCGGCCCCGTGCCTACAACCGGGCACTGCTGGGCGAACTGATGCGGACCCAGGCAGAGTCCGTCACCGCGGCAGGGACCACGCGCGCACCCCGCCGACGATCCCCGCGGAGTTCGGCACGATGA
- the rplM gene encoding 50S ribosomal protein L13 has translation MRTFTPKPSDVDRTWYVIDATDVVLGRLASHAATLLRGKHKATFAAHVDTGDFVIVVNADKVVLTGDKADKKLAYRHSGHPGGLKAVTYSELLATKPERAVEKAIAGMLPKTSLGRAQLRKLKVYAGPEHPHAAQQPQSYEFSQVAQSRA, from the coding sequence GTGCGTACGTTCACCCCGAAGCCGTCTGACGTCGACCGCACCTGGTACGTCATCGACGCGACCGACGTCGTCCTCGGGCGTCTGGCAAGCCACGCGGCCACCCTGCTGCGCGGAAAGCACAAGGCGACGTTCGCCGCCCACGTCGACACTGGCGACTTCGTCATCGTCGTGAACGCGGACAAGGTCGTCCTCACGGGCGACAAGGCGGACAAGAAGCTCGCCTACCGCCACTCCGGTCACCCCGGTGGCCTCAAGGCGGTGACCTACTCGGAGCTGCTCGCCACCAAGCCGGAGCGAGCCGTGGAGAAGGCCATCGCGGGGATGCTCCCCAAGACCTCTCTCGGACGCGCCCAGCTGCGCAAGCTCAAGGTCTACGCAGGCCCTGAGCACCCGCACGCCGCCCAGCAGCCGCAGTCCTACGAGTTCAGCCAGGTCGCGCAGTCCCGCGCCTGA
- a CDS encoding holo-ACP synthase: MIVGIGVDVVDIARFIATLERTPRLREKLFTTAERELPDASLAARFAAKEAIAKALGAPGDLVWHDATVHRTPGGPPTVDLRGTVLRRAQSLGITTWHLSISHDAGIASAFVIAEG; this comes from the coding sequence GTGATCGTCGGGATCGGCGTGGACGTGGTCGACATCGCCCGGTTCATCGCCACCCTCGAGCGGACCCCGCGGCTACGGGAGAAGCTGTTCACGACGGCGGAGCGCGAGTTGCCCGACGCCTCCCTGGCCGCGCGTTTCGCGGCCAAGGAGGCGATCGCGAAGGCGCTCGGGGCACCGGGCGACCTCGTCTGGCACGACGCCACCGTGCACCGCACACCCGGCGGGCCGCCGACGGTGGACCTGCGGGGAACGGTGCTGCGGCGCGCGCAGTCACTCGGCATCACCACCTGGCACCTGTCGATCTCGCACGACGCGGGAATCGCCTCCGCGTTCGTGATCGCCGAGGGCTGA
- a CDS encoding ROK family protein: MDATLAVDCGGGGIKASVLDETGTPRCAALREPTVYPLPPESLLGVVSSLVDRLPPFERITLGMPGMIRHGVVVSTPHYVTKAGPRTRVLPDLRAAWEGFDMRAAVAARFGVPALVLNDAEVHGAGSVAGTGLEVIVTLGTGLGNAVFDGGRLAPHLELSQAPLRWGLTYDDYIGEHERLRLGDSHWSRRVRRVVDALRPVIAWDRLYLGGGNSRRITAVARARLGEDVVIVPNSAGIVGGVRAWSLPR, from the coding sequence ATGGACGCCACGCTCGCCGTCGACTGCGGCGGCGGCGGGATCAAGGCGTCGGTCCTGGACGAGACCGGCACCCCCCGTTGCGCCGCGCTGCGCGAACCCACCGTGTACCCGCTCCCGCCCGAGTCGCTGCTCGGTGTCGTCTCCAGCCTCGTGGACCGGCTCCCGCCGTTCGAACGGATCACCCTCGGGATGCCCGGGATGATCCGGCACGGCGTGGTGGTGTCCACGCCGCACTACGTCACCAAGGCGGGTCCGCGCACGCGCGTGCTGCCGGACCTGAGGGCGGCGTGGGAGGGTTTCGACATGCGAGCCGCCGTGGCGGCGCGCTTCGGCGTGCCCGCCCTTGTGCTCAACGATGCCGAGGTGCACGGGGCGGGCAGCGTGGCCGGGACCGGACTCGAGGTGATCGTGACCCTGGGCACGGGCCTCGGGAACGCCGTGTTCGACGGCGGGCGGCTCGCTCCGCACCTGGAGCTCTCCCAGGCACCGCTGCGGTGGGGGCTGACCTACGACGACTACATCGGCGAACACGAGCGACTACGTCTGGGCGACTCGCACTGGTCGCGGCGTGTACGCCGCGTGGTGGACGCCCTGCGCCCAGTGATCGCATGGGACCGCCTGTACCTCGGCGGGGGCAACTCCCGCCGCATCACGGCGGTGGCACGCGCTCGGCTGGGTGAGGACGTGGTCATCGTGCCGAACTCCGCGGGGATCGTCGGCGGGGTGCGCGCGTGGTCCCTGCCGCGGTGA
- a CDS encoding DUF5709 domain-containing protein has product MDAQPGSQADWDHHSDIVPGENGAEIDGDQLDQDDTLESSRVEDALDEGVIPRERDTRDHWGETAWEARHAEPLDSRLAQELPDTADSVRRGQEPDRAGRLEAVRDGAWGQDSFARDAGVAGGAASSEEAAMHTTSLEELERVEAREREGLDGYDEED; this is encoded by the coding sequence ATGGACGCACAGCCGGGTTCACAGGCGGACTGGGACCACCACTCGGACATCGTCCCGGGCGAGAACGGCGCCGAGATCGACGGCGACCAGCTCGACCAGGACGACACCCTGGAGTCCTCGCGGGTGGAGGACGCGCTGGACGAGGGGGTCATCCCGCGCGAACGGGACACGCGGGACCATTGGGGTGAGACCGCCTGGGAGGCACGGCACGCCGAACCGCTGGACTCCCGCCTGGCCCAGGAACTCCCGGACACCGCCGACTCGGTCCGACGGGGTCAGGAACCCGACCGCGCCGGGCGTCTCGAGGCCGTGCGCGACGGCGCGTGGGGCCAGGACTCCTTCGCGCGCGACGCCGGGGTCGCCGGCGGCGCGGCAAGCAGTGAGGAGGCGGCCATGCACACCACCTCGCTGGAGGAACTGGAACGCGTGGAGGCGCGCGAGCGCGAGGGTCTGGACGGCTACGACGAGGAGGACTGA
- the coaA gene encoding type I pantothenate kinase, with translation MSRHVPDLIDEVRLPDSAASGAPGASPFVELDRADWSRLSASTPLPLTTHDVVRLRGLSDPIDLREVDTVYRPLSRLLGLYVAGVRGVHQAVTTFLAEGGRPTPFVIGIAGSVAVGKSTTARVLVEMLRRWPEMPRVQLITTDGFLHPNEELKRRGLMERKGFPESYDRRALLRFLAQVKSGIPEVTAPVYSHVTYDVIPEKRQVVDRPDVLVVEGLNVLAPPVIEPGTQRGLAVSDFFDFSIYVDAEVQDIRRWYVERFLRLRRTAFTQPESYFRRYADLDDDAAQDVASGIWSRINEPNLRENVLPTRSRATLVMTKDADHRIQRVLLRKP, from the coding sequence GTGAGCCGCCATGTCCCCGACCTCATCGACGAGGTCCGCCTGCCCGATTCCGCCGCATCGGGGGCACCGGGTGCGAGTCCGTTCGTGGAGTTGGACCGGGCGGACTGGAGCAGGCTGTCGGCCTCCACGCCGCTGCCGTTGACCACGCACGACGTGGTGCGCCTGCGCGGACTGTCCGATCCGATCGACCTGCGTGAGGTGGACACGGTCTACCGGCCGCTGTCCCGGTTGCTCGGCCTGTACGTGGCGGGGGTGCGCGGGGTGCACCAGGCGGTCACCACCTTCCTCGCGGAGGGCGGCCGGCCCACCCCGTTCGTGATCGGGATCGCGGGGTCGGTGGCGGTGGGCAAGTCCACGACCGCCCGGGTGCTGGTGGAGATGCTGCGGCGCTGGCCCGAGATGCCGCGCGTGCAGTTGATCACCACCGACGGCTTCCTCCACCCCAACGAGGAGCTGAAGCGGCGCGGACTGATGGAACGCAAGGGGTTCCCCGAGTCCTACGACCGACGGGCGCTCCTGCGCTTCCTCGCGCAGGTGAAGTCGGGGATCCCCGAGGTCACGGCGCCGGTCTACAGCCACGTCACCTACGACGTGATCCCCGAGAAGCGGCAGGTGGTGGATCGGCCCGACGTCCTGGTGGTCGAGGGGCTCAACGTGCTGGCGCCGCCGGTGATCGAGCCCGGCACGCAGCGGGGACTGGCGGTCTCGGACTTCTTCGACTTCTCGATCTATGTGGATGCCGAGGTGCAGGACATCCGACGGTGGTACGTGGAGCGCTTCCTTCGGCTGCGGCGGACCGCCTTCACCCAGCCGGAGAGTTACTTCCGCCGGTACGCGGATCTGGACGACGACGCCGCGCAGGATGTCGCCAGTGGCATCTGGTCGCGGATCAATGAGCCCAACCTGCGCGAGAACGTGCTGCCGACCCGCTCCCGCGCCACCCTGGTGATGACCAAGGACGCCGACCACCGCATCCAGCGGGTGCTGCTGCGCAAACCCTGA
- the rpsI gene encoding 30S ribosomal protein S9, which yields MTDELDENAPASYTTESDAPVANRGQSIAAPSAAVGRRKEAVARVRLVPGSGNWTINGRTLEDYFPNKLHQQLVNSPFTLLELVDRFDVVARIDGGGVSGQAGALRLGIARALNAMDVESNRPALKKAGFLTRDARVTERKKAGLKKARKAPQYSKR from the coding sequence ATGACTGACGAGCTGGACGAGAACGCACCCGCCAGCTACACCACCGAGTCGGACGCCCCTGTCGCCAACCGCGGCCAGAGCATCGCCGCTCCCAGCGCCGCCGTCGGCCGCCGCAAGGAGGCCGTGGCGCGTGTCCGCCTCGTCCCCGGCAGCGGCAACTGGACGATCAACGGCCGCACCCTCGAGGACTACTTCCCGAACAAGCTGCACCAGCAGCTCGTGAACTCCCCGTTCACGCTGCTCGAGCTGGTCGACCGCTTCGACGTGGTCGCCCGCATCGACGGCGGCGGCGTGTCCGGCCAGGCCGGAGCGCTGCGGCTGGGCATTGCCCGCGCACTGAACGCGATGGACGTGGAGTCCAACCGCCCCGCGCTGAAGAAGGCCGGATTCCTGACCCGCGACGCCCGCGTCACGGAGCGGAAGAAGGCCGGTCTGAAGAAGGCCCGCAAGGCGCCCCAGTACTCCAAGCGCTGA
- the truA gene encoding tRNA pseudouridine(38-40) synthase TruA codes for MTDAFPNESIRVRLDLAYDGAASHGWARQPGLRTVQGVLEEALSTLLRRPVPVTVAGRTDAGVHARGQVVHLDVTQREWAALPGRSERTPESSLLARMAGLLPPDIVVGRVEVVPAAFDARFAALWRRYSYRIHDGAAPDPLLRSWVVHHRRPLDELAMAQAAGTLVGEHDFLAFCKPRAGATTIRTLLGLSVARAGDIVTIEARADAFCHSMVRSLVGALMVVGEGRRAVAWPREVLDRRHRDGAVPLAPAPGLVLEEVGYPPSQGLAQRARQARAVRGPVHGPVQGARRGVGGAGCAPQEGQSSSS; via the coding sequence GTGACCGACGCATTCCCGAACGAGTCGATCCGGGTACGGCTCGATCTGGCCTACGACGGCGCGGCGAGCCACGGCTGGGCGCGTCAGCCCGGGTTGCGCACGGTGCAGGGGGTCCTGGAGGAGGCGCTGAGCACACTGCTGCGCAGACCCGTCCCCGTCACCGTGGCGGGCCGAACCGACGCCGGTGTCCATGCCCGCGGGCAGGTGGTGCACCTCGACGTGACCCAGCGGGAGTGGGCCGCCCTGCCCGGGCGCAGCGAGCGCACACCGGAATCGTCGCTGCTGGCCCGGATGGCGGGCCTGCTCCCGCCGGACATCGTGGTGGGGCGGGTCGAGGTGGTGCCCGCCGCCTTCGACGCCAGGTTCGCCGCGCTGTGGCGACGGTACAGCTACCGGATCCACGACGGCGCGGCGCCCGACCCCCTGCTGCGTTCCTGGGTGGTCCACCACCGCCGCCCGCTCGACGAGCTCGCGATGGCGCAGGCGGCGGGCACACTCGTGGGGGAACACGACTTCCTGGCGTTCTGCAAGCCACGCGCGGGTGCCACCACGATCCGGACCCTGCTCGGTCTGTCGGTGGCCCGCGCGGGGGACATCGTGACGATCGAGGCGCGCGCGGATGCCTTCTGCCACTCGATGGTGCGCTCGCTGGTAGGCGCCTTGATGGTGGTGGGGGAGGGACGCCGCGCAGTGGCGTGGCCCCGGGAGGTGCTCGATCGGCGACATCGCGACGGCGCGGTACCGCTGGCGCCGGCGCCGGGCCTGGTGTTGGAGGAGGTCGGCTACCCACCTTCGCAGGGCCTCGCCCAGCGAGCGAGGCAAGCACGCGCGGTCCGTGGCCCTGTCCATGGCCCCGTCCAAGGCGCACGGCGTGGCGTGGGCGGCGCCGGGTGTGCCCCGCAGGAGGGTCAGTCCTCCTCGTCGTAG